In the genome of Coraliomargarita algicola, one region contains:
- a CDS encoding ABC transporter substrate-binding protein → MKNKLLYPLATLLSASLLFTGCGTEKETAENGLIPITLQTDWYAQAEHGGFYQAVVEGYYEEVGLDVTIQQGGPNAMGTQKVVSQSVEFGIGRADDIIVHASNQLPLVIVSALMQHDPQALLVHEESGINSFKDLDGRTVMATPGAAMIRFLEKRFDISINLVPLDFGMSRFLADVNFVQQCFITNEPYYIKKEGANAKTLLIADSGYDPYRVIFTSRGYAAKNPDIVKAFVAASNKGWKSYMAGPREKANALITQLHPKMTEEFLNYSVNAMLENHLVEGNEPEDQTGLIQPKRVQGLIDNLLEVGVIETAVDAHELAPTQYLPADVQAMVIE, encoded by the coding sequence ATGAAAAATAAACTATTGTATCCACTCGCGACGTTGCTCTCGGCCAGTCTTTTATTCACAGGCTGTGGCACAGAGAAAGAAACTGCTGAAAACGGATTAATTCCCATCACCTTGCAAACGGACTGGTATGCACAAGCGGAACATGGCGGCTTTTACCAGGCTGTAGTGGAAGGTTACTACGAAGAAGTCGGCCTGGACGTCACCATTCAGCAAGGCGGCCCCAACGCGATGGGCACACAAAAAGTAGTCAGCCAAAGTGTTGAATTTGGAATTGGCCGTGCCGACGACATTATTGTACACGCCTCTAACCAACTGCCACTCGTGATCGTATCCGCACTCATGCAACACGATCCACAAGCCTTACTCGTTCACGAAGAGAGCGGTATCAATAGCTTCAAAGACTTGGATGGACGCACTGTGATGGCCACACCAGGCGCTGCCATGATCCGCTTTCTCGAAAAACGCTTCGACATCAGCATCAACCTGGTCCCCCTGGACTTTGGAATGAGCCGTTTCTTAGCAGACGTCAATTTCGTGCAACAGTGCTTCATCACCAACGAGCCCTATTACATTAAAAAAGAAGGTGCCAACGCGAAGACACTCCTCATCGCAGACAGTGGATATGATCCCTATCGAGTGATCTTCACTAGCCGCGGATACGCCGCGAAGAATCCAGACATCGTAAAAGCTTTCGTCGCTGCCAGCAACAAGGGCTGGAAATCTTACATGGCAGGCCCTCGGGAAAAGGCGAATGCCCTCATCACTCAACTGCACCCCAAGATGACCGAAGAATTCCTCAATTATAGCGTCAACGCGATGCTCGAAAATCATCTGGTTGAAGGCAATGAACCCGAGGACCAAACCGGCCTGATTCAACCCAAACGCGTGCAAGGGCTCATCGATAACTTACTTGAAGTCGGCGTCATCGAAACAGCCGTCGACGCTCACGAATTAGCACCAACCCAATACCTACCTGCCGACGTTCAGGCAATGGTCATTGAATAA
- a CDS encoding ABC transporter substrate-binding protein: MMNKTQLITSLSLCAASLVAYLGCSEKADSSAQDGLFPLSIQLDWVAEPEHGGLYTAKALGYFEEEGLDVTLVQGGTGSYSLNKVGANIAQVGQADSTSVVMATANGAPLINIAAVFQQDPSAMMLHASNPITEWKELDGKTIMARPEWPFLPYVQKQYNITLEVIPQNFQLQRLIQDPSFIQQGFYIAEPFYVEQQGVDLKYLYVWDAGFDAYTSLFTNKRFAREHPEELKALLRALKKGYIEYVEGDPTPAHEIMLKINPKVTPEYLAWSRNQIITEKLHRGNPSAGFFADYLEITAERFQKQIDQLVELEVIEADTITAKDVMTAEFLPSE, translated from the coding sequence ATGATGAATAAAACACAATTAATTACCTCCCTTAGCCTCTGCGCGGCCTCACTTGTTGCATATCTGGGATGCTCAGAAAAAGCAGATAGCAGCGCGCAAGATGGCCTATTCCCGCTCTCCATCCAACTCGACTGGGTGGCCGAACCTGAACATGGCGGACTCTACACGGCCAAGGCACTCGGCTACTTTGAAGAGGAAGGCCTTGACGTCACTCTGGTTCAAGGAGGCACGGGCTCCTATTCACTCAACAAAGTGGGCGCCAACATCGCTCAAGTCGGCCAAGCTGACAGCACCAGCGTAGTCATGGCGACTGCCAATGGCGCCCCACTCATCAACATCGCAGCCGTCTTCCAGCAAGATCCTAGCGCCATGATGCTGCACGCCAGCAACCCGATCACTGAATGGAAGGAACTCGACGGGAAAACCATCATGGCTCGCCCGGAATGGCCCTTCCTTCCGTATGTGCAAAAGCAATACAATATCACGCTCGAAGTGATCCCGCAAAACTTTCAACTCCAGCGCCTAATTCAAGATCCGAGTTTCATTCAACAGGGCTTCTACATCGCGGAGCCATTTTACGTCGAACAGCAAGGTGTCGATCTCAAGTATCTTTATGTATGGGACGCGGGCTTCGATGCCTACACCTCGCTCTTCACCAACAAACGCTTTGCGCGCGAGCACCCAGAAGAGCTCAAGGCCCTACTACGCGCGCTCAAGAAAGGCTATATCGAATATGTCGAAGGCGATCCGACACCGGCGCACGAGATCATGTTAAAGATCAACCCCAAGGTGACGCCTGAATACTTAGCCTGGTCTCGTAATCAAATCATCACCGAAAAGCTACACCGCGGCAATCCGAGCGCAGGCTTCTTTGCCGATTACCTGGAAATCACAGCCGAACGTTTCCAGAAGCAGATTGATCAATTGGTGGAACTCGAAGTCATCGAAGCAGATACAATCACAGCGAAAGATGTCATGACCGCAGAGTTTTTACCGAGCGAGTAG
- a CDS encoding MFS transporter produces the protein MPSKYDYLKLSELGQYRKGTYFGFANAFVWMIGLGTPMVLLCEKLGASTTQVGLIYAAVFLLLPVQLASTALLPILGFRRQILWAWGIRGFFLVVPVTIVYWAPEQPPDWVLTLFIASIFGFCFFRAIGATAMLPWMFDILPERIRGRYFATDALVVGLAGVLTLLLSSLLFYLLSPYNAFRVLFTLTLIAAVVSLCFLRNLPDGRRPVVIPLRHFFSRAPKLCFRPSHYRRFLRLQVAYGVAGYAFTPFSVYYLKTALDYSQSYILALMALQFVGMFGAALVIKEWIDRLGSKPFFVLSNLATISFQIYWLLIILFPGRLEMALPLVYLLVGFAVSSFQTATNKYLSHVCRPSERTLSVTLFSAVVGFIGGLASTGWGMVLKDSESGLIDTHRFLIYFALAIALQLVLLKGYMKIKSAPSSEEAMPRQGMLVRPFRYLVTFINMVEPPARPSSGPSNKPE, from the coding sequence GTGCCTTCTAAATACGATTATCTAAAGCTTTCCGAGCTGGGGCAGTATCGGAAGGGCACCTATTTTGGCTTCGCGAATGCCTTTGTCTGGATGATTGGGCTGGGGACGCCGATGGTGCTATTGTGTGAGAAATTGGGAGCAAGCACGACACAGGTGGGCTTGATTTACGCGGCCGTGTTTTTGCTTCTTCCGGTCCAGCTCGCTTCCACCGCCTTGCTGCCCATCCTAGGGTTTCGGCGTCAGATTCTTTGGGCTTGGGGCATTCGTGGCTTCTTTTTGGTTGTACCTGTCACGATTGTATATTGGGCGCCAGAGCAGCCGCCGGATTGGGTGCTGACGCTCTTTATCGCATCCATCTTTGGCTTTTGTTTTTTTCGCGCTATCGGCGCGACTGCTATGCTGCCTTGGATGTTTGATATCTTGCCTGAACGGATACGTGGGCGCTATTTCGCAACGGATGCCCTGGTGGTGGGGTTGGCGGGCGTGCTGACTCTGTTACTCAGTAGTTTATTATTTTATTTACTGAGTCCTTACAATGCGTTTCGAGTGCTGTTCACACTGACATTAATTGCAGCCGTCGTTAGCCTGTGCTTCTTACGTAACTTGCCCGACGGGCGTCGCCCCGTGGTGATTCCACTACGGCACTTTTTTAGCCGTGCGCCGAAGCTATGTTTCAGGCCGAGTCACTACCGGCGCTTCTTGCGCTTGCAGGTGGCGTATGGAGTTGCTGGATACGCTTTTACTCCCTTCTCTGTTTATTATTTGAAGACTGCCTTGGACTATAGCCAGAGCTATATTCTGGCGCTTATGGCGCTCCAGTTTGTGGGTATGTTTGGTGCGGCATTGGTGATTAAAGAGTGGATCGACCGCCTGGGCTCGAAACCATTCTTTGTTTTGTCCAACTTGGCGACCATCTCATTTCAAATTTATTGGCTCTTGATTATACTCTTCCCCGGGCGATTGGAGATGGCCTTGCCGCTGGTCTATTTGTTGGTGGGCTTTGCCGTTTCCAGTTTTCAGACGGCCACCAATAAATACCTCTCGCATGTGTGCCGACCAAGTGAGCGCACCTTGTCGGTCACTTTGTTCAGTGCGGTGGTTGGTTTTATTGGAGGTCTGGCTTCGACAGGATGGGGCATGGTGCTAAAGGATTCTGAGAGTGGCTTGATTGATACCCATCGCTTTTTGATCTACTTTGCTTTGGCGATCGCCTTGCAATTGGTACTGTTGAAGGGCTACATGAAAATTAAAAGTGCGCCGAGTTCTGAAGAAGCAATGCCACGGCAAGGTATGCTGGTGCGACCCTTCCGTTATTTAGTCACTTTTATTAATATGGTGGAGCCCCCCGCACGGCCTAGCTCGGGCCCGAGTAATAAGCCCGAGTAA
- a CDS encoding FAD-binding oxidoreductase — protein sequence MELNANFLSKLANIVGEDKLITSEASTLKLSRDYAWYSPFLKESLASKRADAVVKVTSEEALEQIIATCVAEEVPVTIRGAATGNYGQCTPFEGGVLIDINGLNEIIEIGDGWVEAQAGVRIQTLENAVRKEGWELRSYPSTWVRSTLSGYIGGGSGGIGSVTWGRLQEAGTIKAVDLLTVENPPRKFRLEEEETRKVHHTYGTNGISTRITLRLAPKADWRQIMVTSEDWWALMEFAVEMADDKTWNKRLISVHEWPIPSYFKGLKKWIRSDSHLIFFEIEESQSEAFKALVAERGLSVQHEIEPHEPRKAPMYSDFTYNHTTLWALKFDPSYSYMANRFDPTNYKEKMLAIKEKFPDELWWHLEILRDYTQDEPIYACLTIFRYTTPERFTEMREFMQSIGVPTGSAHTPYLDQGMHIHDLDDKLAVKDYADPKGLLNPGKLQNYQPGSYGSWAPESSNH from the coding sequence ATGGAACTCAACGCAAACTTCCTATCAAAACTGGCGAACATCGTCGGCGAAGACAAACTCATCACCAGCGAAGCATCCACGCTCAAGCTCTCACGCGACTACGCCTGGTATTCGCCCTTTCTCAAAGAGTCACTCGCCAGCAAGCGAGCCGACGCTGTGGTCAAAGTCACAAGCGAAGAAGCACTGGAGCAAATAATTGCCACCTGTGTCGCCGAGGAAGTGCCGGTCACGATTCGCGGCGCAGCCACTGGCAATTACGGTCAATGCACCCCCTTTGAAGGTGGCGTGCTGATCGACATCAACGGGCTCAACGAAATCATTGAAATCGGTGACGGCTGGGTCGAAGCACAGGCAGGCGTCCGCATCCAAACACTCGAAAACGCCGTGCGCAAAGAAGGTTGGGAACTACGCAGCTACCCATCCACATGGGTACGCTCCACCCTCAGCGGCTATATCGGCGGCGGATCCGGCGGCATCGGATCTGTCACATGGGGACGCCTACAAGAAGCTGGCACCATCAAAGCAGTCGACTTACTCACCGTAGAAAACCCACCTCGAAAATTTCGCCTGGAAGAGGAAGAAACACGCAAGGTGCACCACACCTATGGTACCAACGGCATCTCCACTCGCATCACCCTACGTCTCGCGCCCAAAGCTGATTGGCGACAGATCATGGTGACCAGCGAAGACTGGTGGGCGTTAATGGAATTTGCCGTCGAGATGGCGGATGATAAAACCTGGAACAAGCGTCTCATCAGCGTCCACGAATGGCCAATCCCCAGTTATTTCAAGGGCCTGAAGAAATGGATCCGCAGCGACTCACATCTAATCTTTTTCGAAATTGAAGAAAGCCAATCCGAAGCCTTCAAGGCATTGGTCGCTGAGCGCGGTTTATCCGTGCAGCACGAGATCGAACCACATGAACCGCGCAAAGCGCCCATGTATTCGGATTTCACTTACAATCACACCACACTATGGGCCCTCAAATTTGACCCAAGCTATTCCTATATGGCCAATCGCTTCGATCCCACAAACTACAAAGAGAAGATGCTCGCGATCAAAGAAAAGTTCCCCGACGAGCTCTGGTGGCACTTGGAGATTTTGCGTGACTACACCCAAGACGAACCGATCTACGCCTGTCTCACGATCTTCCGTTACACCACCCCCGAGCGCTTCACCGAAATGCGCGAATTTATGCAAAGCATCGGAGTCCCCACCGGCAGTGCCCACACTCCCTACCTCGACCAAGGCATGCACATTCATGATCTCGACGACAAACTAGCTGTCAAAGACTACGCCGACCCCAAGGGCTTACTCAATCCAGGCAAATTGCAAAACTACCAGCCCGGCAGCTACGGCAGTTGGGCACCTGAATCCAGTAACCACTAA
- a CDS encoding fumarylacetoacetate hydrolase family protein, with amino-acid sequence MILTGTPTGVGVARKPQRFLQAGDQVVIEVEGIGRLENTVIEEVT; translated from the coding sequence GTGATCTTAACGGGCACGCCCACAGGAGTTGGCGTGGCGCGTAAGCCGCAGCGTTTTCTGCAAGCGGGCGATCAAGTTGTTATCGAAGTTGAAGGGATCGGTCGCCTGGAGAATACGGTGATCGAAGAGGTGACTTAA
- a CDS encoding amidohydrolase family protein, which produces MIRHHHTSAARLFALTLSLPLAFGALTSASAAEAEAKLLIENATIIPVDGSGRYYEIGYVLIDAEGKIASVGAGQAPDSMSAEQAIDATGKIVMPGFLSGHSHLYQSPFRGIGAHHNLMGWIYCYHRTYGPHYDASDLYWFSKHGAMDYLGHGITTIYDWTLNAGGNTVDEYVDLYRGSLDSGARIIFGYGVDLDKSAEENHSMLERYLEIIKEEGIDASHPRVPAVWMAGLGLLNGRESTLMEMSLAKEFDLPIQVHYLEDPEPNYTKIQQGLFPVYDEAGMMGANLNFAHFINVTDPILERTGESGTTMVWNPLSNGRLASGLADIPHYEEMGIEVGMGIDGQASADISDPFENMRMGLYATRMKYQDATIMMPIDVLRYHTIGTARVLGIEEQVGSLEVGKWGDLILIDPRSMETSPVINPIEHVVLACSVANLETVFVAGEAVVERGEFTQVDYEETKNEVTRRVALVQAKVDADHAAQDPSVMDQGPIFRGLTEYKDQKHFTEDHEHPTYGKPKEVE; this is translated from the coding sequence ATGATTCGACACCATCACACATCCGCTGCGCGCTTGTTCGCGCTGACTCTGTCGCTGCCGCTTGCATTCGGCGCTTTAACCAGTGCTTCGGCAGCTGAGGCTGAGGCTAAGTTGCTGATTGAGAATGCAACTATTATTCCTGTCGACGGTAGCGGTCGTTATTATGAGATCGGCTATGTGTTGATCGACGCAGAGGGCAAGATCGCTTCGGTGGGGGCGGGGCAGGCGCCAGATTCAATGAGTGCGGAGCAAGCGATAGATGCCACGGGTAAGATTGTGATGCCAGGCTTTTTGTCGGGGCATAGTCATCTGTATCAAAGCCCATTTCGCGGAATTGGTGCGCATCATAATTTGATGGGCTGGATCTATTGCTATCATCGCACTTATGGTCCGCATTATGATGCTTCGGATTTGTATTGGTTTTCTAAGCACGGCGCGATGGATTATCTAGGGCACGGGATCACTACGATCTATGATTGGACCTTGAACGCAGGGGGTAATACTGTTGACGAGTATGTCGACCTTTACCGTGGGAGTCTCGATTCGGGGGCGCGCATCATCTTCGGCTATGGAGTCGACCTAGATAAGAGCGCTGAAGAGAATCACAGTATGCTGGAACGCTACCTGGAGATTATTAAAGAAGAGGGGATCGATGCTTCGCATCCGCGCGTGCCTGCTGTGTGGATGGCGGGCTTAGGGCTTTTGAATGGGCGCGAGAGCACTTTGATGGAGATGTCGCTGGCCAAGGAATTTGATTTGCCGATTCAAGTGCACTACTTGGAAGATCCCGAGCCAAATTATACCAAGATTCAGCAAGGCCTATTTCCCGTTTATGATGAAGCTGGGATGATGGGGGCGAATTTGAATTTTGCACACTTCATTAATGTGACGGATCCGATTCTGGAACGTACGGGCGAGTCCGGTACCACGATGGTCTGGAACCCGCTTTCGAATGGTCGCTTAGCATCCGGGCTTGCAGATATTCCGCATTACGAAGAGATGGGCATTGAAGTCGGTATGGGGATCGATGGGCAAGCGAGTGCCGATATTTCGGACCCTTTTGAAAATATGCGCATGGGACTCTATGCCACACGCATGAAGTATCAGGATGCGACTATTATGATGCCTATCGATGTGCTGCGCTATCATACCATCGGCACCGCGCGTGTGCTGGGGATTGAGGAGCAAGTCGGTAGTCTCGAAGTGGGCAAGTGGGGCGATTTGATTTTGATTGATCCACGTAGTATGGAAACCAGCCCAGTGATTAATCCGATTGAACACGTTGTGCTCGCCTGCAGTGTGGCGAATTTGGAAACCGTATTCGTTGCGGGGGAAGCCGTGGTGGAACGTGGTGAATTTACCCAAGTCGATTACGAGGAAACCAAGAACGAAGTCACGCGCCGCGTGGCCCTGGTGCAGGCGAAGGTCGATGCCGACCATGCGGCACAAGATCCGAGTGTGATGGATCAAGGCCCCATCTTTCGCGGGTTGACCGAATATAAAGATCAGAAGCACTTCACCGAAGATCACGAGCATCCTACTTACGGAAAGCCGAAGGAAGTCGAGTAG
- a CDS encoding ABC transporter substrate-binding protein, with amino-acid sequence MHSELSAEDLATSALTPVTFQADWFSNAQFAGFFWADVGGIYAEHGLDFSFSPFEYGTDFIEDVGSGKVTFGTAEAYILMDAVANGADLVALGAVLRESPAGYIYLKESGIEGAADLKGKRVGIHAYTDELFKFFVAAAGLPEGSVEPVKVQHKIETLLDGSVDLHQGYAIDEMLRLQSMTDQPVGTLLFEDLGMPMYSMVIYSSRKYVEAHPEVAKAFVAASAAGWERAMRAPEIAALIVNGPYASEEVDAAMVPVQAKALKPFVMKEGHHTLSMTKAKWAAMQKNYLETGMIKQAIDLDKFLEFSYSDLK; translated from the coding sequence ATGCATTCTGAATTATCAGCAGAAGATCTCGCGACGTCTGCACTGACGCCCGTAACCTTCCAGGCAGATTGGTTCTCCAATGCTCAGTTTGCTGGATTTTTCTGGGCCGACGTGGGCGGTATTTATGCCGAGCACGGATTAGACTTTAGCTTCAGTCCATTTGAGTATGGCACTGATTTTATTGAAGATGTGGGCTCCGGCAAGGTGACCTTCGGCACCGCCGAGGCCTATATTTTGATGGATGCAGTGGCCAACGGCGCGGACTTAGTGGCGTTGGGAGCTGTTCTACGTGAGAGCCCTGCGGGCTATATTTATTTAAAGGAAAGTGGCATCGAAGGCGCCGCCGACTTAAAGGGAAAGCGAGTGGGCATTCATGCCTACACGGATGAGCTGTTTAAGTTCTTCGTCGCCGCCGCCGGCCTACCGGAGGGCTCCGTCGAGCCCGTCAAAGTGCAGCATAAAATCGAAACCTTGTTGGATGGATCGGTGGACCTCCATCAAGGCTATGCGATTGATGAAATGCTGCGATTACAATCCATGACGGATCAGCCCGTGGGGACTCTGTTATTTGAAGACTTGGGCATGCCGATGTATTCGATGGTGATCTACAGTAGCCGCAAATATGTGGAGGCCCATCCTGAAGTCGCAAAGGCCTTTGTCGCGGCCTCGGCTGCTGGCTGGGAGCGTGCCATGAGAGCGCCCGAAATTGCTGCTTTGATAGTGAATGGACCCTATGCCAGTGAGGAAGTTGACGCAGCCATGGTGCCCGTCCAGGCTAAGGCATTAAAGCCATTTGTCATGAAAGAGGGCCATCACACCTTATCGATGACCAAGGCTAAGTGGGCGGCGATGCAAAAAAACTACCTAGAGACAGGTATGATTAAGCAGGCGATCGATTTAGATAAGTTCTTGGAATTTTCCTATTCAGATTTGAAGTGA
- a CDS encoding fumarylacetoacetate hydrolase family protein, whose product MQISRIITPDGPRYAILKPEGYRVCSGTPLSGLVETDQVVTNPDLLAPVEPTTVYAIGLNYRAHAIEMDKPIPEHPVVTMKSPTALLAPGGQIVLPRYLPSDSVDYECELAIVIGKTCKNATQANALEHVLGYTAANDVSARDWQKIYSGGQWCKGKTFDTFCPLGPVLVTPDEIGDPDALQIRTELNGEEVQCSNTSDMIFSVADLIVFLSGSTTLAPGTV is encoded by the coding sequence ATGCAGATAAGCCGAATTATAACTCCCGATGGACCACGCTATGCAATCCTAAAGCCAGAAGGCTATAGAGTCTGTAGCGGCACGCCGCTATCTGGTTTGGTCGAGACTGATCAAGTCGTCACGAATCCTGACTTGTTGGCGCCAGTTGAGCCGACGACTGTATATGCGATCGGCCTCAATTATCGAGCGCATGCGATTGAAATGGATAAGCCGATCCCCGAGCATCCTGTAGTGACTATGAAAAGTCCCACTGCACTGTTGGCACCTGGCGGACAAATTGTTCTGCCGCGCTATTTGCCGAGCGATTCGGTTGATTACGAATGCGAGCTTGCGATTGTGATCGGTAAGACTTGTAAAAACGCCACTCAGGCGAATGCGTTGGAGCATGTGCTCGGCTATACCGCCGCCAATGATGTAAGCGCGCGCGATTGGCAAAAAATCTACAGCGGTGGTCAGTGGTGTAAGGGCAAGACTTTTGATACCTTTTGCCCATTGGGGCCGGTCTTAGTGACGCCAGATGAGATTGGAGATCCGGATGCGCTGCAGATTCGAACCGAGCTCAACGGCGAGGAAGTGCAGTGCTCGAATACCAGCGATATGATTTTTAGCGTTGCCGATTTAATTGTATTCCTGAGTGGCAGCACCACCTTGGCGCCGGGCACTGTGTGA
- a CDS encoding TonB-dependent siderophore receptor gives MKITQNRALLSMLFLTPIAYPGLQAQESTDTEELPELEMFIAEESAAALNDTVLPTDRAISGLFNDATSVLEVPRSVTLISPELMDQFGINDLDDLEKIGAGTQTVNYYGLAGAPTIRGVKGGTFINGMLRAYNRNEMPLSFGSLEAIEVVKGPAPADFTTTKIGGFVNLIPKSPFFDEEKGSIELELDNWGRKTLSADYGAPFLLPGDIPAAYRISITTQDGESYYDDVFNDYTSVYGAIKFRPKDGVSVFLGGEYFDYKSNENVGWNRPTQELIDDGEYVIGEPLSATSSDWYGTVDRSQISSTTALAITADVALARIDPALIGFMTYDATEDKYVYTQAYFQNGGEVLTEKIDGNEVLSDPGDYANSNDLVLFGDIVFDSDPDRTITVKGLFEHMETEKNSSYGYAFESEQDVVELKTTVTDRALIPNTTITYGASIRYSEAMQLSDYWDEPFSRRDITQDTISSNTIVLSGGDSPIGGYNQWGRWGIGANGESEMTQLAAFLSGQSKFFEDRLSLLGSTRYEYADYDVGVPSVVDGPSYYSASQWAATKDGHEEGSGDTDFFNWSVGLNFELIDDVFLYANYQEGTSVAPSQAGVITSSENFQENNLWEVGIKTSFLEGSLFTSLAYYEWEQSSFSSRENTANTLEGEGVEAEITWLVTDHLTLIGSYTWQEVRRMAPLGYRTGPASEEDWALYGGALVVGGDPVPASNTDLVYPGTPQQVVKLFGIYDFHNGFQVNGGVTWQEEFYSSFDHNIELPAALISSLGAKYTTEKWEIALNIDNLTNEDYFYGSDPTFGANTLTTKAPERTYTVSFKYMF, from the coding sequence ATGAAGATAACGCAAAATAGAGCATTGCTGTCAATGCTGTTTCTAACACCGATAGCCTACCCGGGCCTTCAAGCGCAAGAAAGCACTGACACAGAAGAACTTCCAGAACTGGAAATGTTTATCGCTGAAGAAAGTGCAGCCGCACTCAACGATACAGTACTTCCAACTGACCGAGCCATTTCAGGCTTGTTCAACGACGCCACCAGCGTGCTGGAAGTGCCTAGATCCGTGACACTAATCTCGCCAGAACTGATGGATCAGTTCGGCATCAATGATTTGGACGATCTAGAAAAGATCGGCGCCGGCACACAAACCGTCAACTACTACGGGCTTGCGGGTGCGCCCACAATTCGCGGCGTCAAGGGCGGCACATTCATCAACGGCATGCTGCGCGCCTACAATCGTAATGAGATGCCACTTTCTTTCGGCTCACTTGAAGCGATCGAAGTAGTCAAGGGGCCCGCACCGGCTGACTTCACAACCACAAAGATTGGTGGTTTCGTGAATTTGATTCCGAAGTCTCCTTTCTTCGACGAAGAAAAAGGGTCCATTGAATTAGAACTCGACAACTGGGGACGCAAAACGCTTTCGGCCGACTATGGCGCCCCCTTCCTACTCCCCGGCGACATCCCTGCCGCCTACCGCATATCCATCACCACACAAGATGGTGAAAGCTATTACGACGATGTTTTCAACGACTACACATCCGTTTATGGTGCGATCAAATTCCGCCCTAAAGATGGTGTTTCTGTATTCTTAGGCGGTGAATATTTCGACTACAAGTCGAATGAGAACGTAGGTTGGAATCGCCCAACTCAAGAGCTCATCGATGACGGTGAATATGTCATTGGTGAACCACTCAGTGCAACTAGCAGCGATTGGTATGGCACTGTAGATCGCAGCCAGATCAGCTCAACTACAGCACTCGCAATAACAGCTGATGTAGCCCTTGCCAGAATTGACCCAGCTCTCATTGGCTTCATGACATACGATGCCACTGAGGATAAGTATGTCTACACGCAAGCTTACTTCCAAAATGGAGGCGAGGTACTCACTGAAAAAATCGATGGTAATGAAGTCCTCTCCGACCCGGGTGACTACGCAAACTCGAATGACTTAGTTCTATTCGGCGATATCGTATTCGACTCTGATCCAGATCGCACAATCACAGTTAAGGGATTGTTCGAACACATGGAAACAGAAAAGAATTCGTCATACGGCTATGCATTTGAATCCGAGCAAGATGTTGTAGAATTAAAAACCACTGTAACTGACCGCGCGTTGATCCCGAACACTACAATCACCTATGGTGCCAGCATTCGCTACAGCGAGGCGATGCAACTATCTGATTACTGGGACGAACCCTTCAGCCGTCGCGACATCACGCAAGACACCATCTCGTCCAACACAATTGTGCTGTCTGGGGGTGACTCACCAATCGGCGGATACAACCAATGGGGACGTTGGGGTATTGGCGCTAACGGTGAATCCGAAATGACACAACTGGCAGCTTTCCTAAGCGGCCAATCCAAGTTCTTTGAAGATCGTCTAAGTCTATTAGGCTCGACACGCTACGAATATGCAGACTACGACGTCGGCGTGCCATCCGTAGTCGACGGACCTAGCTACTACAGCGCATCTCAATGGGCAGCGACTAAAGACGGCCACGAAGAAGGCAGTGGCGACACAGACTTCTTCAACTGGAGCGTTGGTCTTAATTTCGAACTCATCGATGATGTCTTCCTGTATGCAAATTACCAAGAAGGCACATCGGTCGCGCCGAGCCAAGCAGGCGTCATCACAAGCTCTGAAAACTTCCAAGAAAATAACCTTTGGGAGGTCGGCATCAAAACAAGCTTCCTTGAAGGCTCGCTCTTCACTTCACTGGCTTACTATGAATGGGAGCAAAGTTCATTCAGTTCTCGTGAAAACACCGCAAACACACTCGAAGGTGAAGGTGTCGAAGCCGAAATCACATGGTTAGTGACTGACCACCTAACATTGATCGGCTCTTACACATGGCAAGAAGTGCGTCGTATGGCACCTTTAGGCTACAGAACTGGACCTGCATCTGAAGAAGATTGGGCACTCTACGGCGGCGCACTCGTCGTCGGTGGCGACCCAGTCCCCGCATCGAATACCGACCTAGTCTATCCAGGCACACCGCAACAAGTTGTTAAGCTATTCGGCATCTACGACTTTCACAATGGCTTTCAAGTCAACGGCGGTGTCACATGGCAGGAAGAATTCTACTCTAGCTTTGACCACAACATCGAGCTTCCTGCCGCGCTTATCTCTAGCTTAGGCGCTAAGTATACAACTGAGAAATGGGAAATTGCTTTGAACATCGATAACTTGACCAACGAAGATTACTTCTACGGCAGTGACCCCACATTCGGGGCGAATACACTAACCACTAAGGCACCCGAACGCACTTACACAGTATCGTTCAAATACATGTTCTAA